The Terriglobus roseus region GCGGCTGCTGCTATTGCAGAGACGGGCACGCCGGTCTTTGCATGGAAGGGCGAGACCCTGGAGGAGTACTGGTGGTGCACGTACCAGGCACTGACGTTCCCTGGTGGTCTGGGACCGCAGCTTGTTGTGGATGATGGTGGCGATGTGACGCTGCTGATCCACAAGGGCGTTGAGTTGGAAGATGGTGACCGCAGCTTTGTGGATGCGAAGACTGGCATCAGCGAAGAAGAGGCCGTGATCCAGAAGCTGTTGCTGAAGGTGCTTGCTGAAGATCCGCAGCACTGGCACAAGCTGGCGAAGGAGTGGCGTGGTGTTTCGGAAGAGACCACGACGGGTGTACATCGCCTGTACGAGATGATGCGCAAGGGATCGCTGCTGGTGCCGGCCATCAACGTGAATGACTCCGTGACCAAGAGCAAGTTCGACAACCTGTATGGCTGCCGCGAGTCATTGGCCGACGGCATCAAGCGCGCAACGGACGTGATGATGGCGGGCAAGGTTGCTGTGGTCTGCGGTTACGGCGATGTGGGCAAAGGCTCTGCGCATTCACTGCGTGGTATGGGCGCTCGCGTCGTTGTTACGGAAATCGATCCCATCAATGCTCTGCAGGCTGCGATGGAAGGTTTTGAAGTGACCACGCTGGAAGACACGCTGGGTCGTGGCGATATCTATGTCACCTGCACCGGCAACCTGGACATCATCACGCTGGAGCACATGCAGCAGATGAAGGATCAGGCCATCGTTTGCAACATTGGTCATTTCGATAACGAAATCCAGATGGAGCGCCTGAACAACTCTGGCGCAGAGAAGCTGGAGATCAAACCGCAGGTACACAAGTACACGTTTGCCAAGGGCAATGCGATCTTCATCCTTGCGGA contains the following coding sequences:
- the ahcY gene encoding adenosylhomocysteinase is translated as MATAVIAPEEVLPYKVADLSLASWGRKEIDIAEQEMPGLMSIRAKYAAGKPLAGVRVTGSLHMTIQTAVLIETLKDLGADVRWASCNIFSTQDHAAAAIAETGTPVFAWKGETLEEYWWCTYQALTFPGGLGPQLVVDDGGDVTLLIHKGVELEDGDRSFVDAKTGISEEEAVIQKLLLKVLAEDPQHWHKLAKEWRGVSEETTTGVHRLYEMMRKGSLLVPAINVNDSVTKSKFDNLYGCRESLADGIKRATDVMMAGKVAVVCGYGDVGKGSAHSLRGMGARVVVTEIDPINALQAAMEGFEVTTLEDTLGRGDIYVTCTGNLDIITLEHMQQMKDQAIVCNIGHFDNEIQMERLNNSGAEKLEIKPQVHKYTFAKGNAIFILAEGRLVNLGCATGHPSFVMSNSFSNQTLAQLDLWKNKDTYEVGVYVLPKQLDEEVARLHLEKIGVKLTTLSQKQADYIGVKVEGPYKAETYRY